CCACGAACTTCACCGCGGCGATCCCCGCCGATGCCGGCAGGCCCGTCTCCGCCGCGATCTCCTTGCGGATCCGCCTCGCCATGTCCGCCGGCGCTCCGAACAGCCCCACCGAGGCCGTCACGTCCAGGAAGGCCTCGTCCAGCGACAGCGGCTCCACCAGCGGCGTGTATCGCTCGAAGATGGAGAACACCTGCTCGCTCGCCTCGCTGTACGCGCTGAATCGCGGCTTCACCACCAGCGCGCCCGGTGCCATCTTCATCGCCCGCGCCATCGGCATCGCGCTGCGCACCCCGTACTTGCGCACCTCGTACGATGCCGCCACCACCACCCCGCGCCGTGCGTCCCCGCCGACAATCAACGGCTTGCCCCGCAGCTCCGGGTTGTCCCGCTGCTCCACCGACGCATAGAAGGCGTCCATGTCCACGTGGATGATGGCTCGCATCGCTGCACTCACTGTAGTGGACCCCTCTGACGCTCACTCCTCATGAAGACCCTCACCGAATACCTCTCCGTCCACACCCGCGAACGCCGTGAGCTCGTCCGCATCACCGACACCGTCGCCGAGCTCGTTCGCAAGAGTGGCATCCAGGAAGGCATGGTGCTCGTCTCCGCCATGCACATCACCGCCGGTGTCTTCGTCAATGATGACGAGTCCGGTCTCCACGAGGACATCTGGGAGTGGTTGCAGCACCTCGCTCCCCAGGGGCCCGACTACCGCCACCACCGCACCGGCGAGGACAACGGGGACGCCCACCTCAAGTCCCTCCTCATCCACCACCAGGTCATCCTCCCTGTCACCGCCGGGAAGTTGGATCTCGGGCCCTGGCAGCAGGTGTTCTACGCCGAGTTCGATGGTCAGCGCCGCAAGCGCCTTGTCATCAAGGTCATGGGCGAGTAGGGCCCTCGGGGTTCATCCCGGGGCTCGGGTACCCTCACCCCGACCCTCTCCCGAAGGGAGAGGGAGGGAGTGGTGCTCGAGCACCTCGAGGAGCTCCCGGGGCAGGGGGCTTTCCACTCGCACCCGCTGCTTCGTCACCGGGTGCGTCAGCCCCAGTGCCTTCGCGTGCAGGAAGAAGCGGCCCAGCCTGGCTTCCTCTCGCCCTCCGTACAGCGTGTCTCCCACGATGGGCGCTCCCACCGCCGCCAGATGCGCTCGCACCTGGTGCAGCACCCCCGTGGAGATTCGGACCTCCACCAGGCTGTACTCCCCCGCGCGCTCCAGCACCCGGAACTCCGAGTGCGCATCCCGCGCCCCCTCGCCTCCGTCCAGCGCTGGCTCCACCCGGTCCGGATGTCTCGGGTGGTGGCGCAGCGGCAGGTCGATCTCCCCTTCGTCCGCCAGCGGCCCCGTCACCAACGCCCAGTAGCGCTTGTCCACCTCGCGCCCGCCGAACGCCTCGCGCACCGCCTCCCACGCCTCGCGCGTGCGTGCCGCCACCATCACCCCGGACGTCTCGATGTCCAGCCGGTGACACAGCCCGCCCTCGCGCTCGTCCTCCGAGGCCTCCGCGCACTCCGGGTAGCGCGCGATCAGCGCATTGGCCACCGTGCCCGTCTCTCCCGGCTGCAGCGGGTGCGACGGCTTGCCCGCGGGCTTGTCCACGAACACCAGGGACTCGTCCGTGTGCAGCACTCCCAGCGGCGCCTCCGGCTCCGGCACCACCTCGCGCCGCTCCTCCGGCACCACCACGGTGATCCGCTGCCCCACCGCCACCAGCAGGCCCTTCTTCGCCGCCCGGCCGTCCACCTTCACCGCGCCCGACTCGAAGAGCTTCTTCAGCTTCGCCCTCGACAGCCCCAGCGCCTCTCCGATGAAGAGGTCCACTCGCTGCCCCGCCTTGCCTGCCTCCACCACCAGCGTGTGCGTCGTCCCTGTCGTGCTCACTCGGAGAGTGCCTCGTACACTTCCTCCGCCGTCTGGAACCGGTCGTCCGGTTCCTTCCGGATGAGGCGATGGGCCACCCGGGCCAGCTGCGCATCTCCCCTCTGGTTGAGGGCCAACAGTGGCGGGGGCTCGGTTTCCAGCACCTTGTGCCACAAGTCCACCGGGGACTTCGCGTCAAAAGGCGGCCGCCCGCTCATCAGCTCGTAGATGATGACACCCAGGCTGTAGAGATCCGCTCTCCCATCCAGGGGCTCGCCCAATATCTGCTCCGGCGACATGTAGCGGAACGTCCCCACCATGCGCCCGTCCAGCGTCATCCCCGCGTCGTCCGCCAGGAACTTCGCCAGCCCGAAGTCCATCAGCCGCACCTGCCGGTCCTCGTCCACCATGACGTTGGACGGCTTCAGGTCCCGGTGCACCAACCCGTGCGCGTGGATGTAGGCCAGCGCCTCGCACACCTGCAGCATCGCGTCCTTCAGTCGGCCTACCCGCTCTGGCCGGTTCAGCTCCTCCAGCCGCGCCGCCGGCTCGCGCTTCACCGGCTCCGTTCCTGGCTCCGTCACGTCGTACGGCAGCTCGAAATCCAACGGATCCACCTCGTCCGAGTCCGAGCCCAGCCACGGATCCATCGGCACCGGCAACACCGCCGCCGAGCCGGACGTCCCGAAGCGCATGGAGGGGGCCAGCTCGTCGCTCGGCGCCTCCTCGGCGAAGGCCGACAGGTCGAAGGGCAGGGGCCGCGCCTCGCCCGACTCCAGCTCCCGGCCCGAGACCGCCTCCATCGAGGTCGACCCTCCCGACGAAGCCGGCCCTTCGGACCGCCGGAACAGTCCCGAGCCCGAGGACCCGCTCGCGGGCGACAGCAGCTCCTCTCCCCTCAGCGACAGGTAGTCCCGCAGCGTCAGCCCCTCGATGAGCTCCATGACCAGGAACGGCGAGCTCTGGAAGACACCGGTGTCGTACACCTTCACCACATTGGGGTGGGACAGGTCCGCCAGTGTCTCGAACTCCCGCACCAGGCGCCTGGCCGCTCGGGAGTCCATGGCCGGGCCGCCCGTGAGCAGCTTCAGGGCCACCGGATCGTTCGTACGGCTGTCAAGGGCCCGGTAGACGGTCCCGATGCCACCACTTCCAAGCGTCTCGAGGACGCGATAGGGACCGATGACCTTGGGACGCATCAAGTCAGAGATCCTAGATACCCTGTCGCGTCGGGGTCAAACTCCCTCCAGGCGGAGAGGAGTGTGGGATGCTCGGCTCCGGCTATGATGCGCGCCCGGATCCGTGCCCAGTCAGAGGAATCTGCCCTTGAGTCACGTCGGTAAGTACCAGCTCGTCAGCAAGCTCGCCACCGGAGGCATGGCCGAGGTGTTCCTCGCCAAGGCCGCCGGTCCCATGGGGTTCGAGAAGACGCTCGTACTCAAGCAGATCCTCCCCCACCTGGCCGAGGATCCGCAGTTCGTGGAGATGTTCCTGGGCGAGGCGAAGCTGGCCGCGCAGCTCAACCACCCCAACATCGTCCAGATCTTCGACTTCGGTGAGTCCGAGGGCGCCTATTACCTGGCGATGGAGTACATCGACGGGCCGAACCTGCGCATCCTGTCCAAGCGCGCACGCGCCGCCGGGGTGCCGTTGCCGCCGGCCTACTGCGCGAAGATCATCGCCTCGGCGTGCGAGGGCCTGGCTTTCGCCCATGACTTCGTGGACCCGGACACCGGTGAGTCCCTGGGCCTCATCCACCGCGACATCAGCCCCGACAACATCCTGCTGTCGCGCCAGGGCGCGGTGAAGGTGGTGGACTTCGGCATCGCCAAGGCCGCCAACCAGAGCCACAAGACGCAGACGGGCCTCATCAAGGGGAAGATCGCCTACATGCCGCCGGAGCAGCTCCAGGCCCGGCATCTGGACCAGCGCGTGGACGTGTACGCGCTCGGCGTCGTGCTCTACGAGCTGCTCACCGGGCAGAAGCCGTTCGATGCCACCACCGACGTGAGCATGATGCAGGCCATCCTCTTCGAGCCACTCGTGCCCGCGGTGTCTCGCCGGGCGGATCTGCCGCGTGCCATGGTGCAGATCCTGGATCGCGCGCTCGCCAAGGTGCGCGAGCACCGCTACCCGGACTGCCGCGCCTTCCAGGCGGACCTGGAGCACTTCATCCTCTCCACCGGAGAGCCGGTGGGCGCCTACCAGCTGTCGCAACTGGTGGCCAGACTGTCCGGCGACAACGCGGGGCCCGGATCCACGTCCTCTGCCGGCAGCGGTCCCAAGAGTCGTCCCGGCAGTGGCACGCGCCTTCCCGCTTCCGAGTCCGTCGCCCAGGCCTCTTCGAGCCGCTCGAGTGGCGGGACCCGGGCCGCTTCCGCGAACCCGAGCAGCGTCGACAGCGCGACGCGCGTCGCCCAGAACGAGGACGAGCCGGACACGATCCGTTCGGAGCCGGTGCCTCCCGCCACGCTCATCTCTTCCAGCAGGCCCGCCGCGACCGCGGTCGGCCCCGAGGCGGAGGATGTCGCCCTCGCCCTTCCCAAGCGCCGCACGGGTCTGGTGCTCGGGCTCGGGGGCATCGTGCTGCTCGCCGCGGGAGGGGCAATTGTGTTCCTCCGCGGTGGCTCCGAGCCGCAGCCGTCCCCCTCTCCCATCGAAATCCGTTCGAACTCCCCCTCGACGAAGGGGACCTCGCAGGGGACGGGGAGCGCTTCCACCGGGACGCCGCCAGTGGATGTTCCGCCTGCCGGCACCGAGTCCCAGCCGAAGGTGGCCGCCGTGGACCCGGCGACGAACCCGCTGCCCCCCCAGCCTCCGGAAGGGGACAAGCCCGCTCCGAAGCCCTCCGATGAGAAGACTGCCCCCGT
This is a stretch of genomic DNA from Archangium violaceum. It encodes these proteins:
- a CDS encoding RluA family pseudouridine synthase, whose protein sequence is MSTTGTTHTLVVEAGKAGQRVDLFIGEALGLSRAKLKKLFESGAVKVDGRAAKKGLLVAVGQRITVVVPEERREVVPEPEAPLGVLHTDESLVFVDKPAGKPSHPLQPGETGTVANALIARYPECAEASEDEREGGLCHRLDIETSGVMVAARTREAWEAVREAFGGREVDKRYWALVTGPLADEGEIDLPLRHHPRHPDRVEPALDGGEGARDAHSEFRVLERAGEYSLVEVRISTGVLHQVRAHLAAVGAPIVGDTLYGGREEARLGRFFLHAKALGLTHPVTKQRVRVESPLPRELLEVLEHHSLPLPSGEGRGEGTRAPG
- a CDS encoding secondary thiamine-phosphate synthase enzyme YjbQ, translated to MKTLTEYLSVHTRERRELVRITDTVAELVRKSGIQEGMVLVSAMHITAGVFVNDDESGLHEDIWEWLQHLAPQGPDYRHHRTGEDNGDAHLKSLLIHHQVILPVTAGKLDLGPWQQVFYAEFDGQRRKRLVIKVMGE
- a CDS encoding serine/threonine-protein kinase → MAEVFLAKAAGPMGFEKTLVLKQILPHLAEDPQFVEMFLGEAKLAAQLNHPNIVQIFDFGESEGAYYLAMEYIDGPNLRILSKRARAAGVPLPPAYCAKIIASACEGLAFAHDFVDPDTGESLGLIHRDISPDNILLSRQGAVKVVDFGIAKAANQSHKTQTGLIKGKIAYMPPEQLQARHLDQRVDVYALGVVLYELLTGQKPFDATTDVSMMQAILFEPLVPAVSRRADLPRAMVQILDRALAKVREHRYPDCRAFQADLEHFILSTGEPVGAYQLSQLVARLSGDNAGPGSTSSAGSGPKSRPGSGTRLPASESVAQASSSRSSGGTRAASANPSSVDSATRVAQNEDEPDTIRSEPVPPATLISSSRPAATAVGPEAEDVALALPKRRTGLVLGLGGIVLLAAGGAIVFLRGGSEPQPSPSPIEIRSNSPSTKGTSQGTGSASTGTPPVDVPPAGTESQPKVAAVDPATNPLPPQPPEGDKPAPKPSDEKTAPVAGLSTPPDKDKEPSGKKPKNGGGVRPPPPSTLRRATVEKASLEFRIRPYAIVVLDGRQLGQTPLAAAEVEVGSHTVKLINKDLGKEITRTFEVKAGQPNIFKHNLLED
- a CDS encoding serine/threonine-protein kinase; the protein is MRPKVIGPYRVLETLGSGGIGTVYRALDSRTNDPVALKLLTGGPAMDSRAARRLVREFETLADLSHPNVVKVYDTGVFQSSPFLVMELIEGLTLRDYLSLRGEELLSPASGSSGSGLFRRSEGPASSGGSTSMEAVSGRELESGEARPLPFDLSAFAEEAPSDELAPSMRFGTSGSAAVLPVPMDPWLGSDSDEVDPLDFELPYDVTEPGTEPVKREPAARLEELNRPERVGRLKDAMLQVCEALAYIHAHGLVHRDLKPSNVMVDEDRQVRLMDFGLAKFLADDAGMTLDGRMVGTFRYMSPEQILGEPLDGRADLYSLGVIIYELMSGRPPFDAKSPVDLWHKVLETEPPPLLALNQRGDAQLARVAHRLIRKEPDDRFQTAEEVYEALSE